The genomic stretch GCGGCCCGAAAGCTGCTGTGATTAAAGATGAAATGAGGTTTCTGATTTTTTTCATTTGGCTTCTCCCTTGGGTAAGTCAGCCGGTTATCTTATTATTATTTCGCTCTCCCTAAAGCAAAGGAGGTGCCAAACTTCAAGACAGTTTTTTGATAAGGAAAGTTAATAACTTTAAGTGTCAATTAAACAGTAGTTTATTCTTTACTGGTTTCCGAAACAAACGATATTGAGTTGGATTTCTAGCTAAATCAGATTTGATGAAATCAGCCAACATTTTGCTGAAATCAGCAAATTGGTTGAAATCAGCCAACATTGTTCGAAAAATTCAAACGATTTTCTTTTTTGGGGTGGAATAATTTATTACAAAATTTTGTATTAAAGAAGAAGTCTGATGGTAGGCGAACATGCAAGCTTCCTCCTCCTCGAGATTTGTAAGCGTGTTCGCCTTTTTTATTGTTCATTGCGATAATTCGGAACTCTTAACGGTATGAGTTGTAAAAGAAATCAGGAACGTAAGTTCCTATCCTATTCCTCCCTCCGGAGACCGTCTGCCCAATGGGCAGACGGTCTCTTTTTTTTGTAATGCCCGTTATAATCAGTATAAGTTGATTTGCTGCAAATCTTTTTTTATATTTAGCCCACATTTCTTATAAGAACTTTAAACTAATTATCATATGCGGTTACCATCTTCTAGTTGGGATATTTCTTGGTGGTCAAGTCAGTTAACCCCGTTTAAACGGCTTTGGTTAACACTTGGATTTTTTATTCTAATTTTCTTTGCCGGGACTTTTGGTTATGTTTTGATTGAAGGCTGGCCGCTTGCTGATTCTTTCTACATGACTATCATTACAATTTCAACAGTTGGATTTCAAGAGGTAAAAACACTTTCTGAAAACGGAAGAATTTTTACAGCTTGCCTGATTGTTATCGGAATTGGTACGTTTGGGTACGGATTCGCTAATATCTCTACTTTTTTTATTGAGGGAGAATTTAAAGAATTAATTAGGACTCGTAAAATGGAAAAAATTATCGAAAATATTGCAAGTCATATTATCATCTGTGGATACGGTGATGAGGGACGTCATGCAGGTGAAGAGCTAAGCCGGAGTAAAGTCCCATTCATAATTATTGAGAAAAAATTAGAACTAACTGAAAAACTTCGCGAGGACGGTCTGCTGGTTATTCACGGGGATGCTACTCAGGACGATGTTCTTTTAAAGGCAGGTGTAGCGGTAGCAAAAGGATTAATAGCTGCAGTT from candidate division KSB1 bacterium encodes the following:
- a CDS encoding NAD-binding protein, which codes for MRLPSSSWDISWWSSQLTPFKRLWLTLGFFILIFFAGTFGYVLIEGWPLADSFYMTIITISTVGFQEVKTLSENGRIFTACLIVIGIGTFGYGFANISTFFIEGEFKELIRTRKMEKIIENIASHIIICGYGDEGRHAGEELSRSKVPFIIIEKKLELTEKLREDGLLVIHGDATQDDVLLKAGVAVAKGLIAAVPEDSVNVFVALTARGFNPDLKIVARAADESSIAKLFRAGANKVVSSAEIGGRRMASMLLRPKVVNFLDVIMHDQELALRLEEININKKSPFVGKSIRGLDIRGRTGTLVIAYQGEGQSININPSADTTCQAGDVLIVLGNEKQVADLQHLARSE